The Planctomycetota bacterium genome includes a window with the following:
- a CDS encoding flagellar hook-basal body complex protein FliE: MGPLGPPAGPAMTPPLRGAEPAAERSFEAILKDSLERVGRLQQEADRVLERYAAGDATAEQVAAALQKSRMAFEALMEIRNELARAFREIQGMQI; encoded by the coding sequence GTGGGACCCCTGGGCCCGCCGGCCGGACCGGCGATGACGCCTCCCCTCCGGGGAGCCGAGCCGGCCGCGGAGCGGTCGTTCGAGGCGATTCTCAAGGACTCCCTCGAGCGCGTCGGCCGGCTCCAGCAGGAGGCCGACCGGGTGCTTGAGCGATATGCCGCGGGGGACGCCACGGCCGAGCAGGTGGCCGCCGCGCTTCAGAAGTCGCGGATGGCCTTCGAGGCGCTCATGGAGATTCGAAACGAGCTGGCCCGGGCCTTCCGGGAGATTCAGGGGATGCAGATTTAG